Part of the Kineococcus aurantiacus genome, CTGGGCCTGTCCTGGCTCGGCGACGGGATCTCCGACCTCCTGAACCCCGAGAGGAGGAAGTGACCGTGGCCGCTTCCCTGCTCAGCGTCTCCGACCTCACCCTCGGCGTGCGCCGTCGCGGCCGCCCCGACACCCGCATCGTCGAGGACCTCAGCCTGGACATCGCCGCGGGGGAGCGCTTCGGCATCGTCGGCGAGTCCGGGTCCGGCAAGTCGCTCACGCTGCGCGCGATCGCCGGGCTGCTGCCCCGGGGCGTGGAGGTGCTGTCGGGGAGCATCCGCTACGACGGCCGCGAACTCGTCGGGATGCCCGCCGCGCAGCGCCGGCGCCTCACGGGTCCCGAGATCGCGATGGTCTTCCAGGAACCCATGACCGCGCTCAACCCGGTCGTGCGGGTGGGGGACCAGATCGCCGAGGGACCCCGGCGCCACCTCGGGCTGTCCAGGGCCGACGCCGCGCAGCTGGCCGTGGAGATGATGGCCAGGACCGGGATCCCCGACCCGGCCCGGCGGGCGCGCGCCTACCCGCACGAGCTCTCCGGCGGCCTGCGCCAGCGCATCGTGATCGCCATGGCCGTCGCGTGCGGACCGCGCCTGCTGCTGTGCGACGAGCCGACGACCGCGCTCGACGTCACGGTGCAGCACCAGGTCCTCAAGCTCCTCGAAGCCCTGTGCGACGACACCGGCACCGCGCTGGCCTTCGTCACCCACGACCTGGCCGTCGTGAACCAGACGTGCTCGGACGTGGCCGTCATGTACTCCGGCCACGTCGTGGAGCACGGGTCGGTGCGCGACGTGCTCGCCGACCCGCGGCACCCCTACACGAAGGGGCTGCTGGACTCCGCCCCGGACTTCGACCAGCC contains:
- a CDS encoding oligopeptide/dipeptide ABC transporter ATP-binding protein; this translates as MAASLLSVSDLTLGVRRRGRPDTRIVEDLSLDIAAGERFGIVGESGSGKSLTLRAIAGLLPRGVEVLSGSIRYDGRELVGMPAAQRRRLTGPEIAMVFQEPMTALNPVVRVGDQIAEGPRRHLGLSRADAAQLAVEMMARTGIPDPARRARAYPHELSGGLRQRIVIAMAVACGPRLLLCDEPTTALDVTVQHQVLKLLEALCDDTGTALAFVTHDLAVVNQTCSDVAVMYSGHVVEHGSVRDVLADPRHPYTKGLLDSAPDFDQPDRRLVPIPGFPPNLTSRPPGCPFAPRCGFAVDACTTAVPPRETVAPGHDAACIESARIFEGAPA